A window from Catalinimonas alkaloidigena encodes these proteins:
- a CDS encoding alpha-L-rhamnosidase C-terminal domain-containing protein, with the protein MICKRLVFLLLFFVSLSTLQAQERPYRTDDRWNWHSWYAQWIAPPDIDPYAYGVYHLRKSFGLSSVPASLPVYVSGDNRYRLYVNGHYVGFGPARDDAFHWPYDSLDLAPHLQRGKNVIAVELVNFGPDRPVAQHSVQTGFILQAADTAYHTTINTGTPGWKTLQNEAYQPIPITTPALHAYVAIGVADSVAGARYPWGWQRPDFDDAAWADARRIQQGIGPGFVTDAKWLLVPRAIPPLEETPMRLPRVERTEGLTVAPAFLAGNQPITIPPNTQASLLLDNEVLTVGYPELRVSGGQGSRVRVTYAEALFDDRLQKGNRDATEGRKIFGYHDSFLPDGGPDRLFKPLWVRTFRYVQLDITTGNAPLTLQDYYNVFTAYPLEERARFASDDASLDAIWSVGWRTARLCAGETYFDCPYYEQLQYVGDTRIQALISLYVAGDARLMRQALLQLDHSRIPEGITQSRYPSHLRQLIPPFSLFWIAMIHDYHRHRNDSDLVRSLLPGIRTVLDWYGRRVDRTGMLGPLPWWNFADWAFPHGIPPGVDEGGSALISLQYLYALQYAAGIMADFGLAEEAERYGREAINLKNTIYRRCYSNNRGLLADTPEHEAYSQHTNAMGVLTNVIPLEDQPRVMRRLLEDAELTQTTFYYRFYLMQALYKAGLGDLYVEQLAPWRAMLELGLTTFAEQPDPTRSDCHAWSASPNFDLLATVCGIRSTSPGFRTVRIAPALGPLRQVEGVVPHPQGEVAVQFQKDAQGRLTGTVSLPEGVTGVLVWNGEEKKLKGGEQKVSMK; encoded by the coding sequence ATGATCTGCAAACGCCTCGTTTTCCTCCTCCTCTTCTTCGTTTCGCTCTCTACCCTGCAGGCCCAGGAACGCCCTTACCGGACCGACGACCGCTGGAACTGGCACAGTTGGTACGCACAATGGATTGCCCCGCCCGACATCGACCCGTACGCCTACGGGGTGTATCACCTGCGGAAATCGTTCGGGTTGTCCTCGGTGCCGGCCTCGCTGCCGGTGTATGTATCGGGCGACAACCGCTACCGGCTCTACGTGAACGGCCACTACGTGGGCTTCGGCCCGGCACGCGACGATGCATTTCACTGGCCGTACGATTCGCTCGACCTCGCGCCGCACCTGCAACGAGGAAAAAATGTGATTGCCGTAGAGCTGGTAAATTTCGGACCTGACCGGCCGGTAGCGCAACATTCGGTACAGACGGGGTTTATTCTACAAGCGGCCGATACGGCCTATCACACCACGATCAACACAGGGACGCCAGGCTGGAAAACGCTTCAGAACGAGGCCTACCAGCCGATTCCGATCACGACGCCCGCCCTGCACGCGTACGTGGCCATCGGCGTAGCCGATTCGGTGGCGGGGGCACGGTACCCCTGGGGCTGGCAACGGCCGGACTTCGATGATGCCGCGTGGGCCGACGCCCGGCGGATTCAGCAGGGGATTGGACCGGGGTTCGTCACCGATGCGAAGTGGCTGCTCGTGCCCCGCGCCATTCCGCCGTTGGAAGAAACGCCCATGCGCTTGCCCCGTGTGGAGCGGACCGAGGGCCTCACCGTCGCTCCAGCGTTTCTGGCGGGCAACCAACCGATCACCATCCCGCCGAATACGCAGGCTTCGCTGCTGCTGGACAATGAGGTGCTGACGGTAGGCTATCCGGAATTGCGGGTTAGCGGCGGGCAGGGCAGCCGGGTGCGGGTAACTTACGCCGAAGCCTTATTCGACGACCGGTTGCAAAAGGGCAATCGAGACGCGACGGAGGGCCGGAAAATTTTCGGCTACCACGACTCGTTTTTGCCCGACGGCGGCCCCGACCGCCTGTTCAAACCGCTGTGGGTCCGGACGTTCCGCTACGTACAGCTCGACATCACGACCGGGAACGCCCCGCTGACCCTTCAGGATTACTACAACGTGTTCACGGCCTACCCGCTCGAGGAGCGCGCCCGGTTTGCCAGCGATGATGCTTCGCTCGACGCCATCTGGTCGGTAGGGTGGCGAACGGCCCGCCTCTGCGCCGGAGAAACGTATTTCGATTGTCCCTACTACGAACAATTGCAATATGTGGGCGACACACGCATTCAGGCGCTGATCTCACTCTACGTGGCGGGCGACGCCCGGCTGATGCGACAGGCGCTTCTTCAGTTGGATCATTCGCGGATTCCGGAAGGCATCACGCAGAGTCGCTACCCGTCGCACCTGCGCCAGCTCATTCCGCCGTTCTCGCTGTTCTGGATCGCGATGATCCACGACTACCACCGCCACCGTAACGACTCCGACCTGGTGCGCTCGCTGCTGCCGGGCATTCGTACGGTGCTGGACTGGTACGGCCGACGCGTCGACCGGACCGGCATGCTGGGACCGCTGCCGTGGTGGAATTTCGCCGACTGGGCCTTTCCGCACGGCATTCCACCGGGGGTGGACGAAGGCGGCTCCGCGCTGATTTCGTTGCAGTACCTCTACGCGCTGCAATACGCCGCCGGCATCATGGCCGACTTCGGACTGGCGGAAGAGGCCGAACGCTACGGACGGGAGGCCATCAATCTCAAAAACACGATCTACCGACGCTGTTACAGCAACAACCGGGGTCTGCTGGCCGATACGCCCGAACACGAAGCCTACTCGCAACACACCAACGCCATGGGCGTCCTGACAAACGTGATTCCGCTGGAGGACCAACCCCGCGTGATGCGCCGCCTGCTCGAAGACGCCGAACTGACGCAGACCACGTTCTACTACCGCTTTTACCTGATGCAAGCCCTCTACAAAGCGGGGCTTGGCGACCTGTACGTGGAGCAACTCGCCCCCTGGCGTGCGATGCTGGAGCTGGGCCTCACCACTTTCGCCGAACAACCCGACCCGACCCGCTCCGACTGCCACGCCTGGAGCGCCTCACCCAACTTCGATCTGCTCGCCACCGTTTGTGGCATCCGTTCCACGTCGCCGGGATTCCGGACCGTCCGCATTGCCCCGGCGCTGGGACCGCTCCGGCAGGTGGAAGGCGTCGTGCCCCATCCGCAGGGCGAAGTCGCGGTTCAGTTTCAAAAAGATGCGCAGGGACGCCTGACAGGCACCGTTTCGCTCCCCGAAGGCGTCACCGGTGTGCTGGTCTGGAACGGCGAAGAAAAGAAGTTGAAAGGCGGCGAACAGAAGGTCAGTATGAAGTAG
- a CDS encoding phytanoyl-CoA dioxygenase family protein, whose protein sequence is MHENTLAQLGVRADTLTEEEKAFLDQHGYLGLGKLLSDEQLEAIRQTLATLLAREGERAGAELMDSPYIRHPKEAGADRLADLVNKGATFDLFYTHPRVLAAVAHVLGPYLKLSSLNYRAAKPGMGLQKLHVDWHEVVAPHDFKVCNSIWLLDDFTRENGATRLVPGTHRSGELPQEILADPMQPHPDEVLIEAPAGSVFIFNSHTWHGGTTNQTAAARRAIHSYFCRGDQPQQIDQQRYIRPETLARLSPAAIQILGVQVVKE, encoded by the coding sequence ATGCACGAAAACACCCTGGCGCAACTGGGCGTCCGCGCCGATACCCTGACGGAAGAAGAAAAGGCTTTTCTGGACCAACACGGCTACCTCGGGCTGGGCAAGCTTTTGTCGGATGAGCAACTGGAGGCGATTCGCCAAACGCTGGCGACGCTACTGGCCCGCGAAGGCGAACGCGCGGGGGCCGAACTGATGGACTCGCCTTACATCCGCCATCCGAAAGAGGCGGGGGCCGACCGGCTGGCCGATCTGGTCAACAAAGGTGCAACCTTCGATCTGTTTTACACGCATCCGCGTGTGCTGGCGGCGGTGGCGCACGTGCTGGGGCCTTATCTTAAACTTTCATCGCTCAACTACCGGGCGGCCAAACCGGGGATGGGTCTCCAGAAACTCCACGTTGACTGGCACGAGGTGGTCGCTCCTCACGACTTCAAGGTGTGCAACTCGATCTGGCTGCTGGACGACTTTACGCGGGAAAACGGGGCCACGCGGCTCGTCCCGGGTACGCACCGGTCGGGGGAACTGCCGCAGGAGATCCTCGCCGATCCGATGCAACCGCATCCCGACGAAGTGTTGATCGAAGCACCCGCCGGATCGGTGTTTATCTTCAACTCGCACACGTGGCACGGCGGCACCACAAACCAGACGGCAGCGGCACGACGGGCCATTCACAGCTACTTCTGCCGCGGTGACCAGCCCCAACAAATCGACCAGCAACGGTACATTCGGCCAGAAACCCTGGCGCGCCTCTCCCCTGCCGCCATTCAGATTTTGGGCGTGCAGGTGGTGAAGGAGTGA
- a CDS encoding transglutaminase domain-containing protein, which yields MKYELTHKTIYRYHAKTSTCQSRAWLIPKVLETQQPEEIEIEITPTPRELIYADDFFGNKTFYFALNTPHHEMTVTVRSLIDKQPADTEAQLFDDAYSWEEARERIYQHESYGLDLCPFILPSPFVRWNADMAAYAAQVFRKDRSLFDATRALVARIFKDFKFVSGATTLHTPVETVFKERKGVCQDFSHLAIACLRSLGLPARYVSGYLETLPPPGKKKLQGADASHAWISVYMPDRGWVDFDPTNNLIPNERHLVLAWGRDYGDVTPIKGIFQSSGKQTLKVEVDVIPLKESAHFDAHGRAEPT from the coding sequence ATGAAATACGAACTGACCCACAAGACGATCTACCGCTACCACGCCAAAACCAGCACGTGCCAGAGCCGGGCCTGGCTGATTCCGAAGGTATTGGAGACGCAGCAGCCCGAAGAAATCGAGATCGAGATTACGCCCACGCCCCGTGAGCTGATCTATGCCGACGACTTTTTCGGCAACAAAACGTTTTATTTTGCGCTGAACACGCCCCACCACGAAATGACGGTGACGGTACGCAGCCTCATCGACAAGCAACCGGCCGATACGGAAGCGCAGCTTTTCGACGACGCGTACAGTTGGGAAGAAGCGCGGGAGCGGATCTACCAGCACGAATCGTACGGCCTGGACCTCTGCCCGTTTATTCTGCCGTCGCCGTTCGTACGCTGGAACGCGGACATGGCCGCCTACGCTGCGCAGGTGTTCCGCAAAGACCGCAGCCTGTTCGACGCGACCCGGGCGCTGGTTGCCCGCATTTTCAAGGATTTCAAGTTTGTGTCTGGTGCTACCACCCTCCACACCCCCGTCGAAACGGTGTTCAAAGAGCGAAAGGGCGTCTGTCAGGACTTTTCTCACCTCGCCATTGCCTGTCTGCGGAGCCTCGGCCTGCCTGCCCGCTACGTAAGCGGCTACCTGGAAACGCTGCCGCCCCCCGGCAAGAAGAAACTGCAGGGTGCTGACGCCTCTCACGCGTGGATTTCGGTCTACATGCCCGACCGCGGCTGGGTTGACTTCGACCCGACAAACAACCTGATCCCGAACGAGCGCCACCTCGTGCTGGCCTGGGGCCGCGACTACGGCGACGTAACGCCCATCAAGGGCATTTTCCAGAGCAGCGGCAAACAAACGCTCAAGGTCGAAGTCGACGTGATTCCCCTCAAAGAATCCGCTCACTTTGACGCACACGGCAGGGCCGAACCAACGTAA
- a CDS encoding circularly permuted type 2 ATP-grasp protein has translation MEKKNMSLIEQESPSLAELYRSLVVSYDETLEKSGEFKPAWAQLLTNLQRLGLPQLEARHQEIIRQLKENGVTYNVYDDPQGLSRAWQIDPIPLLIEEQEWQTISAGLKQRAELLNLMLLDLFGERRLIRDKVLPPELIYRHSGFLRECQQLRIPGDYQLVIHAADLARGPDGRIWVLSDRTQAPSGMGYALENRSVVSNILPDLYEHIHVLPVAEFLSHFHESILKILPHAKEDPFIVYLTPGPNNETYFEHSYLSSYLGYTLVQGSDLVARDGYVWLRCIDRLQKVDVIIRRIDDLYCDPLEFNETSMLGVAGLIDVMRRGNVTVVNPPGCSLLENRGLFAFMNAASQYLLQEDLKLPTMATWWCGQPKELSFVLDNLDKLVIKKIDRSDHFKRVYGKELSKKALDELKRQIKATPFEFVGHEDVSFSAVPSLTENGIDSRMAAVRCFAMAGKGGYQVMPGGLSRRSVDKESFSVSNRYGGISKDTWVVSGHDPERHSLSLSTSMFSNKEVSLPSRSAENLFWLARMTDRGIATANFIHIVLEVMNEYSRTAVAEEDPALQELLKALTHLTGSYPGFLDDDDEAPVLHPLDEIRALVGDPRKLGSITFSLGALFNSAISVRDHLSLESWRVMDLIKEAQEQLQVAIDAESLIFNIQQKLREIITLLFTFYGTVTETMPQHAGKLLFKIGKIIERILNSIAIIRSVLTFQQPGTAQHTLFEAALVYHNSLTNYRLRYRSSMELRYVLDTLLFSSSLPYSLSYQLQKLSKHLDALPSPLKKGRLNAAQKLVLSSITTLQLSDLENLTEKNRETGFYENLDAMLHTLGESISQLSITLTEMYFNHTLEQHSFSQLFNDPPRK, from the coding sequence TTGGAGAAGAAGAACATGAGTTTGATCGAGCAGGAATCGCCTTCCCTGGCTGAACTGTACCGAAGTCTGGTGGTATCGTACGACGAAACTCTGGAGAAATCCGGGGAGTTTAAGCCGGCGTGGGCGCAACTGCTCACCAACCTGCAACGCCTGGGCCTGCCGCAACTGGAGGCGCGTCACCAGGAAATTATTCGGCAACTGAAGGAAAACGGCGTTACCTACAACGTATACGACGACCCGCAGGGACTGAGCCGCGCGTGGCAGATCGACCCCATTCCGCTGCTGATCGAAGAGCAGGAGTGGCAAACGATTTCGGCCGGCCTGAAACAGCGCGCCGAACTGCTCAACCTGATGCTCCTCGACCTGTTCGGCGAGCGACGACTGATCCGCGACAAGGTGCTGCCGCCGGAACTGATCTACCGCCACAGCGGCTTTCTGCGCGAATGTCAGCAGCTGCGCATTCCCGGCGACTACCAGCTGGTGATCCACGCGGCCGATCTGGCGCGCGGGCCGGACGGGCGCATCTGGGTCCTGAGCGACCGGACGCAGGCCCCATCGGGGATGGGCTACGCGCTGGAAAACCGCAGCGTGGTGAGCAACATCCTGCCCGACCTCTACGAGCACATCCACGTGCTGCCCGTTGCCGAATTTCTGTCGCACTTTCACGAGTCGATCCTGAAAATTCTGCCCCACGCCAAAGAAGATCCGTTCATCGTCTACCTGACGCCGGGGCCCAACAACGAAACTTACTTCGAGCATTCGTACCTCTCGTCGTACCTGGGCTACACGCTGGTGCAGGGCAGCGATCTGGTGGCGCGCGACGGTTACGTGTGGCTGCGCTGCATCGACCGGCTGCAAAAAGTGGACGTGATCATCCGCCGCATCGACGACCTCTACTGCGATCCGCTGGAGTTCAACGAAACCAGCATGCTGGGCGTAGCCGGGCTGATCGACGTGATGCGCCGCGGTAACGTGACGGTGGTCAACCCGCCCGGTTGCAGCCTGTTGGAAAACCGGGGGCTGTTTGCGTTCATGAACGCCGCCTCCCAATACCTGTTGCAGGAAGATCTGAAACTGCCCACGATGGCCACGTGGTGGTGTGGCCAGCCGAAAGAGCTCAGCTTCGTGCTCGACAACCTCGACAAGCTGGTGATCAAGAAGATCGACCGATCCGACCATTTCAAGCGCGTTTACGGCAAAGAACTTTCGAAAAAGGCGCTCGACGAACTGAAACGGCAGATCAAAGCCACGCCGTTCGAGTTCGTGGGGCACGAAGACGTCAGCTTTTCGGCGGTCCCGTCTCTGACGGAAAACGGCATCGATTCGCGGATGGCGGCGGTGCGCTGCTTTGCGATGGCCGGCAAAGGAGGGTATCAGGTGATGCCGGGAGGGCTGTCGCGTCGGTCGGTCGACAAGGAAAGCTTTTCGGTTTCGAACCGCTACGGTGGCATTTCGAAAGACACGTGGGTGGTATCGGGGCACGATCCGGAGCGGCATTCGCTGTCGCTGTCGACCAGCATGTTCAGCAACAAAGAAGTGTCGTTGCCGAGCCGCAGTGCCGAAAACCTGTTCTGGCTGGCCCGCATGACCGACCGGGGCATTGCCACGGCCAACTTCATCCACATTGTGCTGGAGGTGATGAACGAATATTCGCGGACGGCGGTCGCCGAAGAAGATCCCGCGTTGCAGGAATTGCTGAAAGCCCTGACGCACCTGACGGGCAGCTACCCCGGTTTTCTGGACGATGACGACGAAGCGCCGGTGCTCCATCCGCTCGACGAAATCCGGGCGCTGGTCGGCGACCCCCGCAAGCTGGGTTCGATCACCTTCAGCCTGGGCGCGTTGTTCAATTCCGCCATTTCGGTGCGCGATCACCTCTCGCTGGAATCGTGGCGGGTGATGGACCTGATCAAAGAGGCGCAGGAGCAGTTGCAGGTAGCCATCGATGCGGAATCGCTGATTTTCAACATCCAGCAGAAATTACGCGAGATCATCACGCTGCTGTTCACCTTCTACGGGACAGTGACCGAAACCATGCCGCAGCACGCCGGGAAACTGCTGTTTAAAATCGGGAAAATCATCGAGCGGATTCTCAACTCCATCGCCATTATCCGGTCGGTCCTGACGTTCCAGCAGCCGGGCACGGCGCAGCACACCCTGTTCGAAGCGGCGCTTGTGTATCACAACAGCCTGACCAACTACCGTCTACGCTACCGCTCGTCGATGGAACTCCGGTACGTGCTCGACACGCTACTGTTCTCCTCGTCGTTGCCGTATTCGCTGTCGTACCAGCTTCAGAAACTCAGCAAGCACCTGGACGCGCTGCCCAGCCCGCTGAAAAAAGGCCGCCTGAACGCTGCCCAGAAGCTGGTGCTGTCGTCCATCACGACGCTCCAGTTGTCGGACCTGGAAAACCTGACGGAGAAAAACCGGGAGACGGGCTTTTACGAAAACCTCGACGCGATGCTGCACACGCTCGGCGAAAGCATTTCGCAGCTGTCGATCACGTTGACGGAGATGTATTTCAACCACACCCTCGAACAACACTCTTTTTCGCAGTTGTTCAACGACCCACCGCGGAAATGA